The genomic stretch gcaggcactgaaccgctgagccacccagggatcccttgatctGTTGTATCTGTTGTAGACTTAATTGACCCAAGTCAGAACCTTCCATAGTTGGCATCGAGGAACAGAGGTGTGGGGTTGGGGGCTTCCATCAAGTGGCCTCAGGTAGCATGTCTGTGCCCAGACCTATCTGTGTGCCTCTCCCCAGCCCAGGGGTGGGgttgaaagttccaaccctctaatcacgcTCCTGCTGTTAGTTCTCCTGGCTACCAGACTCCATTTTCCTTTAAGAGTTGCCTCAGTAGCACCAATCCTGGTAGTATTAAAAGCaaatttctgctcaagtcatgatctcagagtctcaAGGTCATGCGCTGGGCAGgctcttgtccctctcccttccctggcttgtgTTTCTGCACCcctacgtgcacacacacacacactctgtctctctctctctctctcaaacaaacaaacaaacaaacaaataaaacaaaccttagggcacctgggctcagtgggttaagcatctgccttccgctcaggtcatgatctcagggtcctgggatggagccctgcatccggctccctgctcagtggggagtctgcttctccctctcccctcttctcacactttctcttgctatctctctctctcaaataaataattaaaatctaaaaaaaggataaaacctttattatttttttaaataatttttaaaagattttatttaaaaataaataaataattattttatttatttattattaattaatttatttatttattatttatttatttattagagagagagagacaggcagagagaaaagcagactccattcagggagcccgatgtgggagtcgatcctgggtctccaggatcaccccctgggccaaaggcggtgtgctaaaccgctaagccaccggggctgccctattatttgttttaaagcagCTTATTATGAATAACACAAGGTGCTCCTCACCTCCaccactcaggaaattccaagggatgTTAAAGCTCTGTGCTGGGAACCATGGATGGAAGCCATATATAATCCAGGGAGCCATGGGAGGGCTGTGGCAGAAAAGAAGGAACAGGTTGGATGTAGAAAGACCCCTATGGGGTCTGTCTGGAGAGGAGGGCTTGGTGAGCCTGGAGACAGGGAATCCAGGTAGGAGGCTAGAGTGATGGTCCAGAGAGGAGGGGTTGGGGCCTGAGCTGGGGTTGGAGAGAGTGGGATGAGGGAGGgctgaggaaggggaaggaggagagcatGAGTTCAGCTTAGTGAATGGGCTGGTGGTGAGCCCCCCTGAGATGGAaagctggggcaggaggaagggggagatgCCGAGCTCCTAGGGGTCACAATGATGGGGGCCCAGGGGCATGCAAGACACCAATGGCTGCAGAGCAGCATTTCTGGGCAAAGGAGCAGCTGGGGTTGGCAGCAGTCTTGGGACAGGATGactcaggaggaaggaagggacacTGGGTCCTAGGGAGAATCAGTGTCCCAAGGGTCCAGACCAGAGGACCAGTTGAGTTGTGGAGCCATAAGATGGAGCAAGTAGGGTCTGAGAGCAGATTGGTGGGACAGTCAGGGAGCTGGGTTTGGATCATCCAGGAGGCTGTACAACACAGAGACCTGAAGTCAGGGAGAAACTCTTAAGAGCCATCCTGCCCCAGATGACAAGTGAAACTGTCCTGTGTATGCAGTCAGTGCAGAGGACAAGGCTTAGGACTGGCCCTGGGAACGCCCTTGTTTGTAAAGGCaccaggggaggaaaaaaaagtcctatttataagtaagagagacagaaagtgggaGAGAAACCAGAAATGCATGAAGGAGGGAGCAGCAGTCCACGTAGAAGGCTGCCTGAAGGCTGAGGAAGGGGAGGACCAGGAGACCACGGGGTTGCTCAACATGGAAGTCTCTGGAGACCCCAAAGACCACAGCTGTGGGGGCCAAGCGGTGAGTAGATCTTCATGGATAAGTCTAGTTGGGAAGCATGGAGAAGAAAAAGGGCaggctcggggtggggggcgTTGCTGGTTCTGGTGTAGCTCTGTGGTTGCAGTGTCATCTGACAGAGGGTCAGGCACACAGGACATCtcaaaaatgtttgttgagtgaatgcatgagtgaatgaatgggacagagaaataggagagagagtaagagagagagagagaggggtgtagagagagatagacaaaagacaaagaacagCCCCAAGTTATAGCAGATAGTTCTTTacagctgagaaaaaaaagatttaaagatttcaGCTTTGAAAATTTCTTCTTCAGAAAGAAACTGGGAAGGGCAATTTTGAGAGTGTCTCCATGTACCCATCTTTTGTGCCTCGTTTGAGGAAGTGGTGTGCAGACAAGGAGCTGCCTCCCAACCCCACTGTTCGGTTGAACAATCTAAGGTTGATCCAAAGCCTGATGGTCCCCAGTGAGTCCTGGCATGAGCTGAGGTTTTGGCTTAGGATTCCAAAAGCTAgccttcttctttgtcttttttattttattttattttatttatgatagtcacacagtgagagagaaagagaggcagagacataggcagagggagaagcaggctccatgcatctggagcccaacatgggatttgatcccgggtctccaggatcacgccctgggccaaaggcaggcactaaaccactgcgccacccagggatccctagccttCTTCTTTGAAACCTGTAGGGACATTCATGTCTTCCTCCGTTCACCCCTGCACTCATTCAGTTagccattcatttgttcattcatatcTCTGGACGATGATTAATGATAtaggctctggagccagcctgcttGGCTGGTTGGGTTCACCAACCAGCAGGGTTCGCCACCCTGCTTGGGTTCAAACTCTGATTCTGCCACTTGCCAGCTGCCTGGCTGTGGGCGAGTGACTTTAATCTAGTCCTgcttcagtttccacatctgtgatGGTCTCCATGCTGGGGGCCCTTGTCCCGGGTGTTGGGGTTCTCTCTAGGGAACAGACTGCATATTGAGCTTGCAATGATGCCCATGAGTAGAGCACAGGAGCTTGAGACTTGAGAGCTCAGGGAGCTCtcggcaggggtgaggggtgggggggcaggcagggagggtggCAAAAGTGCTCAGAGCTTTCCCTGAGGGCCGGAGGCTGTGAGCCAGTCCATGCCCTTTTTAAGCCTCCAGCTACAAAAGAAGGGATTTGCTTTTTCCAGGAGCCACAAGCTGCCAGTCTGTATGTCAAAAGAGAACCACTAGGTTGCCACTCCCCactccctgcagccccagcaccaCCAATCTGCTTTTGTCCCTATGGAGATGCCTGTTTTGGATGTTTGCACCAAACATGGGACCATACAACATGTGGCCTTTGTGACTGTCTTCTTTCACCTAGCGTATTGTTTGCAAAATTCATCTATACTGTAGGTGTCTGTGCTACACTCCTTTTTCTGGCTGAATAAGTGCTCTGTAGTGTGGATAGACCATATTTTATTTACCATTCCTCATGTGATGGACCTCAGTCAAATGGGTATAGAGTCTCTTCTGGGAGGTGAAGAAAATGTCCTGgaattagattgtggtgatggttgcagagTATTTTGAGTGTGGTGGAATTCACTGAATTGTGGACTTGAAAATGGTTCAAGtgctaaattttatgttatatgagttttacttttaaaaagtagaggcAGAGgcgcacctgggtagctcagtagattaagcgtctaccttcggctcaggttgtgattccatagtcctggaatcaaggccctcatggggctccctgctcagtggggagtctgcttctccctccccccatactcatgctctctttcactcactatctctctctctcaaataaatgaaatcattaaaaaataaagcatttttaaaaagtagagtcaGAAAGAAGtcgagagagagaggtggggcccatagttgtttgttgttgttgtttaccaatatttgattttattttaaagttttcttatgtttttaagtaatctctacacccagtgtagggtttgaacttacaacccctgagatcaagagtcacacatgctctattgactgagccagtcaggtgccctgccaatattttaaaatcaggaaatgtcCTACCATAAATCTGAATTTCCAGCTTCTCCTGAAAAGCCATGGGAACCGGCAGTGCTGGTGTGTGTTCCAGATGGCAGCTCTGGAATGGAGCTGAGGGTGAATTTTATGACATGCAAATTGCACCTCAATAAAGCAGAGCCCCCAGCTATCCAGAAATAGAGAGGTGTTGAGTTAGCTCGTatctcaaaatgaatcaaaagctGAAGAAAGCACAGACTGTCTTGTCCCTGGTTCTCTCTCAGTCGCCTGTCCCTTTCTCAGTGGAGGCCTTCATGTAAGGAAAAGAACCCCACAAAGTTTCATGGAATTAGATAAATCGACCATGTGCAGATAGGAAGAGCGGGCTTCTTGGTGGAGAACAAGGTGGACTGTGCCTTTAGAAGATTCAGTTAGGATCAACTCCAGGGGAACTCGTTTGGAAATGTCTTCAGTCTCTTCCTGATGCCCTATTTTgaaatctcttccttctcttctctgtctgggctctctctgctctggctttctcagcctctctcttgCACTGTTCTGAGCTCTTAGCCACTCACCCTCTTGCCCACTTTCtgcacagggtggggaggggcctaGTGTTGGTGCCCCACCCTCCCTGAGCCTTCTTCACCGGGAAACGGGATTAGAACCCAGTTCCCAGATCACATTGAGTCACGGGTCTCGGGTGCTGGcttggagaggaagggagaaagagtgGGGTTGAATCTTTCCCCCACAACCATCCAGGgctctcccccgtcccctcccccctttcATTGTAAAGCTCAATTAGGTGCCATTAGCTGAGAAGAGTTTCTACAGGATTAGAGGGTGCCCCACCCCATGTCTTCCTGGTCCTCTTCCCTCAACCCGGAAATTGCATGGGCTGGGACAAAGAGAGTTAAAAGCTGTGTCAGCTGCCGGTCTGGGGCAGACAGACAGAAGGAGGGGGACAGGTGGGGCAGCATGACAGGTGGCTGAGAAGCCAGGTGGACAGTGGGAGAGCTGACTAGCAGAGTGGTGGGTGGATGACAGGAAGGCAGGTAgtggacagagagagcagagacagacaGTCTGAAATTGTGACAACCACATGGAGGAcccagcaggcagagggacaaggtgAGGAGGGGGCAGATGATCACCAATGGGGTGACACCCAAGGTGGACAGAGAGGGGAATGGGCAGGCATCCTGTCGTCCTCTTGGAGTTGCTGGCAGGAGGGGTAGGTTGGCAGGAAAAGGGCCATCTCTGAGATTCCCCCACATTTCCCAGGACCTGGAGGTGGGTCACCCTGGGTTCCAGCATCCTGTTGCTCTTCTGTGTTACTGGTGAgttccccggggtgggggggtcccttTCTCCCCAACAGGAGGCCCTAACTTCCTTCCAGGTCTGGTCCCCAGCCTGGCACTGAAGAGGGTAGGAGGCTGCCTCTGTGCCTCCACTCACCTCTGGGTCTCGGGGCCCTGCCACCTCTGTCTCCCTGAATCTTGATCAATCTCTACTCTGTTTCTTCCTGTCACTatgccctctctcttctctctatctgtgaatctctgtctctgtctccctcctttctttaagcatctctctgttttttaacctttctcttcctctctctgtcttcatctctgcatctctcttccTATCTCTGATCCCCAATCTCTAGATCTCTGACCCCATCCCTCTGGCCCACACCCCTGTCCTCAGGGCTCAGCCAACCGGCCACAGAGAAGATTGTCAAAGGCAAGGAGTGTGCCCGTCACTCACAGCCTTGGCAGGTGGGGCTGTTTGAGGGCGCCAACCTGCGCTGTGGGGGGGTCCTCATTGACCGCAGGTGGGTCCTCACAGCTGCTCACTGCAGTGGCAGGTAAGTTCCTGTCTGGGTGGTTCCTTCCAGGGGTAGGCAAAGGAAGGGTGATGGGGAGAGGAGCCCTCAGGGTAGAGGTTCAGAAGAGGGAGGTGCCAAGGAGTGAGGAGATGGTCCTGCAGCAAGAGGTTAGACAAGAAATAGTTTAGACAAGAAATAGGACTTCCTCAACAatgggcctgggctggggctaGGTGGGGTGGGTGGAGTGGAGGGCGGGAAGGGTCCTGGCACCTGCCCACCTACTTGTTCCCATTCCCTCATGTTCCCCTTCCTTCCCATATGACCTCAGTCACCACTCAGGCTTTCCCTGACCCAACCTGGgcaatctctctgggcctcagcgatcccatctacaaaatgaggaGACCGGGATTTCTAGGTCTGAAACTCTGAGctttttttcaaaaggaatttCAGGCACAAAGAATGGATTGATTCAGGGAAAGAACAGAGAGAGTTGTCTCATGACTCACTCTTTGCTTCCACTGACAGCCCAGGCTGCCTCTAGGTGGTGGGAAcagagcagggagcatgacagATGGATGTCCCTGCCTCAGTGAAGAGAATCAGAAAGGGACAGGGATGCAGGGGctcaggaggagaaggaggcaaacAGGGGAAGTGGAAAGATGGTGAAAgagatgagagatggagagagatagAGCAAGCTTGTCAGAAAGTGAGGACGGCCATGGAGGtgcagagcagcagagagaggctGTGGGGCCTGGGAGCCAGGGGCCCACCCCACCCTCGCTGAGCCACCTTGACCCCCAGCAGGTACTGGGTGCGCCTGGGGGAGCATAGCCTCAGCAGGCTGGACTGGACGGAGAAGATTCGGCGAAGTGGCTTCTCCATGACCCACCCCAGTTACCAGGGAGCCCAGCACAGCCATGACAATGACATCCGGCTCCTGCGACTGGGCACCCCCGTCCCCTTGACTCGCAGCATccagccccttcccctgcccaccaCCTGTGCAGTGGCTGGCACCAAATGCCAGATCTCAGGCTGGGGCATCACCAATCAACTCTGGAGTAAGGGGGCATCGGGGTCAGGGTTCAGGATGGGCAAAGTCTGGGGTGTAGGGTGAGAGATCAGGAGTCATGCCATTTCAGCGGAAGGATGGATCAAGAGTCAAACATGAGGATTGTGGTTTGGGGTCAGAGATCATGGTGGACCAGGGGTCTTGGGATTCAAAGTAGTTAAGGGGTTGGGTACAAAGCCAGAAGTCATGGGTCAGGGATGTGGTTAGAAGCCAGAGCAATGGCAGGGGCCATCAAACTGTAGCAAAGGGCATATAGAGATAGGATCTTGGAGTCAGGGGTCATGGACTCTGGTGTTAGAGGTCACTGTAGAGTTGAGGACATGGGATCCAGATGTTGCACAAGCTGGCCATAATCTGAGTGTGGAAACTAGGATTCAATCAGGGATCACTGGTCTGGGATTTGAAGCCCTAGAGGTTAGGGGTCATGGAGTCCGGGGTCAAATAAACAGGGATTATAAGTCACTTTGGAGTTGGGACCAATGGTTTATAGCTGAGTTTGaaagtttaagagaaaaaaaaaaaaagaaagcttaagaGAAGACAAGAAATGTGGGGTCTGGAGACAGAGAGGGACCTTAACTTGAAGTCAAGTTGCGATCTAAGTATAAGACTGAAGGTTAAAGGTCAGAGCATCTggaatttaagaataaaagtGGGTCCCGATTCATTGCTTCTGAGGTTGGAGAGACAAAGAATGTCTCGAGTTATGGCACTCAGAGTCATAGGTTAAAGGTCAGGAGACTGGGTCAATGAACTGGGGCAAGGGTCACTATGAAATGAGGTCATAAATCTGAAATTTAGAAGTTTGCAGATTGTAGTGGGGGGTCACAGGAAAAGGGCAGGGTATAGACTTATACTTGCTTCCTTGAGTGGGGGGAGGTGGCTCCCAAATAGGGAGCTTTGGGGAACGCTGTGGCTTCTATCTTCCATTCCAGACCCATTTCCGGACCTGCTCCAGTGCCTCAATGTCTCCATTGTTTCCAGTGCTGCCTGCCGGGCTGTGTTCCCAGGGAGAATCACGGACAACATGGTGTGTGCCAGCGGCACCGAAGGGGCGGATGCCTGCCAGGTGAGTGGACGCAGTCAGTGCCTGGTCACCCAGGCTGGAAGTAAGAGACAGAGCagggaggatgagggagagagagatgtggTCAGAAAGAAGGGGAGGCGCAGGATAAGGCAGGGAGACCCAGGTGAtggaaggagggcagagagaaggaggggtgggagggagggagagaacagagaaggaaagatgggaggggcacaggagaggaagaggaagagacgaAGAGAAGATGGGGGAAGGTAAAGAGCTGGCAAGGATTTGGAATTGAGGCGTGTAACCGGTTGTCTCTCTCCATATGTCCTCCAATTGATGCTGGCCCAGGCAAGAGTGAGAGGATCTAGGATGGAGGCAGGAAAGGAGGCTGGTGGACTCTCCTGCCCTTGAATTCTGCTACCTTGCTCTCTTAGGTCCTCCGGGTTGGAGGCTGCCCCACCTGACTGGCCAAGGCTCCAGCCTCGGGGCCTGAGAGAATGTTTATAGATCCCGCCTTCCTTTGCTGGGATTGGCCACTAGTGGTTGTGCTCTTTCCCTCATTGGTCAGGGTCCCAGCCAGTCATCCTCTACAGGACTCTCACGgttccccacctccttccccgaGATTGGTCATTGAAGACACTCTCTTCGCTCATTGGCCAGAGCTCCAGCCAATGTCCTTGAgagcccccttccctgcccctttaTGGGGCCCGGCCTTCCCTGGGATTGGCCCCCCAGGA from Canis aureus isolate CA01 chromosome 1, VMU_Caureus_v.1.0, whole genome shotgun sequence encodes the following:
- the LOC144281071 gene encoding kallikrein-12-like isoform X2, yielding MEDPAGRGTRTWRWVTLGSSILLLFCVTGLSQPATEKIVKGKECARHSQPWQVGLFEGANLRCGGVLIDRRWVLTAAHCSGRYWVRLGEHSLSRLDWTEKIRRSGFSMTHPSYQGAQHSHDNDIRLLRLGTPVPLTRSIQPLPLPTTCAVAGTKCQISGWGITNQLWNPFPDLLQCLNVSIVSSAACRAVFPGRITDNMVCASGTEGADACQGDSGGPLVCGNVLQGLVSWGTVEPCGQKGIPGVYTNICKYVDWIRMVMRNN
- the LOC144281071 gene encoding kallikrein-12-like isoform X1, which produces MEDPAGRGTRTWRWVTLGSSILLLFCVTGLSQPATEKIVKGKECARHSQPWQVGLFEGANLRCGGVLIDRRWVLTAAHCSGSRYWVRLGEHSLSRLDWTEKIRRSGFSMTHPSYQGAQHSHDNDIRLLRLGTPVPLTRSIQPLPLPTTCAVAGTKCQISGWGITNQLWNPFPDLLQCLNVSIVSSAACRAVFPGRITDNMVCASGTEGADACQGDSGGPLVCGNVLQGLVSWGTVEPCGQKGIPGVYTNICKYVDWIRMVMRNN